A region of Solibacillus isronensis DNA encodes the following proteins:
- a CDS encoding catalase, translating into MENNNKKVEQLKQFTTKDEGQPLTTNHGLKLTNDEHSLTIGERGPTIMEDFHFREKMTHFDHERIPERVVHARGSGAHGVFESYGDASDITMAHFLGEKGRQTPVFVRFSTVAGSRGSAETVRDVRGFATKFYTEEGNYDLVGNNIPIFFIQDAIKFPDLIHAVKPEPHNEIPQAQSAHDTFWDFVVSNEETAHMTMWKMSDRALPRSFRTMEGFGVNTFRFVNANGEAHFVKFHWKPVFGAHSLVWDEAQKIAGKDPDFNRRDLFDNIEAGNYPEYELAVQLIPQEDEFKFDFDILDPTKIWPEELIPLRKLGKMTLNRNTDNFFAETEQIAFHVGHVVPGIDFSNDPLLQGRLFSYTDTQLIRLGGPNFHELPINRPVCPFHNNQRDGYGRMTINKGRVAYGKNSLQNNTPHVVTQNEGGYAHYQEKIEGRKVRARSLSFEDHYSQARQFWLSQTDVEKQHIINAFSFELGKVETIEIRKAAVDMFARVDRAMAEQIAQNIGVTPPDESIQQVADQQPSDAVSILKNQIPFLKSKKVGIIVDTNSNLEELITPLENEGVTVELISDKQGRIGEREIDHTLETASPVLYDGLIVAATFDSVVPKRKVQRFADEIFNHYKALGYASTEILDKGYANAPGVTTGISEFVEALKKGRHFDRTDATG; encoded by the coding sequence TTGGAGAACAACAATAAAAAAGTCGAGCAATTGAAACAGTTTACTACGAAAGATGAAGGGCAGCCGTTAACTACGAATCATGGATTAAAGTTAACGAATGACGAGCATTCATTAACGATAGGTGAACGTGGCCCAACAATAATGGAAGACTTTCATTTTCGTGAAAAAATGACCCATTTCGACCATGAACGTATTCCAGAACGAGTAGTACATGCACGAGGTTCGGGGGCTCATGGTGTATTTGAAAGTTATGGCGATGCATCAGATATAACGATGGCTCATTTTTTAGGAGAGAAAGGTCGCCAAACACCTGTCTTTGTTCGATTTTCAACAGTAGCAGGCTCACGAGGTTCAGCAGAAACAGTTCGTGATGTACGAGGATTTGCGACGAAGTTTTATACAGAAGAAGGGAACTATGATCTCGTAGGAAACAATATCCCAATTTTCTTCATTCAAGATGCAATTAAATTCCCGGATTTAATTCATGCAGTAAAACCGGAGCCACATAATGAAATTCCTCAAGCGCAAAGTGCCCATGATACCTTTTGGGATTTTGTCGTAAGCAATGAAGAAACCGCACATATGACTATGTGGAAAATGTCTGACCGAGCGCTTCCAAGAAGTTTCCGTACGATGGAAGGGTTTGGTGTAAATACTTTCCGTTTTGTCAACGCCAATGGGGAAGCCCACTTCGTAAAATTCCATTGGAAACCTGTATTCGGCGCTCATTCTTTAGTATGGGATGAAGCTCAAAAAATCGCAGGAAAAGACCCGGACTTTAATCGCCGTGACCTTTTCGATAATATTGAAGCCGGAAATTATCCGGAATATGAACTTGCTGTGCAGCTGATTCCACAAGAAGATGAGTTCAAGTTTGATTTCGATATTTTAGATCCGACAAAAATTTGGCCGGAAGAATTGATTCCGCTTCGCAAACTCGGAAAAATGACATTAAATCGAAATACTGATAACTTCTTTGCAGAAACGGAACAGATTGCATTTCATGTAGGACATGTTGTACCGGGAATTGATTTTTCAAACGATCCGTTATTACAAGGACGTTTATTCTCTTACACCGATACACAACTGATTCGATTAGGCGGACCAAACTTCCATGAGTTGCCGATCAACCGTCCTGTATGCCCATTCCATAATAATCAGCGTGATGGTTATGGTCGAATGACGATTAATAAAGGGCGTGTTGCATACGGGAAAAACAGTTTGCAAAACAATACACCGCATGTAGTGACGCAAAATGAAGGCGGCTATGCTCATTACCAGGAAAAAATCGAAGGTCGAAAAGTACGTGCTCGAAGCTTATCGTTTGAAGATCACTATAGCCAAGCGCGTCAATTCTGGTTAAGCCAAACAGATGTGGAAAAACAGCATATTATCAATGCTTTCAGTTTTGAATTGGGGAAAGTAGAAACAATTGAAATCCGCAAAGCAGCAGTCGATATGTTTGCTCGTGTCGACCGTGCAATGGCTGAACAAATTGCACAAAATATCGGTGTTACACCACCAGACGAATCGATCCAGCAAGTTGCCGATCAACAGCCATCTGATGCTGTGAGTATCTTAAAAAATCAGATACCATTCTTAAAGTCGAAAAAAGTCGGTATTATTGTTGATACAAACAGCAATTTGGAAGAACTGATTACTCCTTTGGAAAACGAGGGCGTTACAGTAGAGTTGATCAGCGATAAGCAAGGAAGAATCGGTGAGCGTGAAATTGATCACACGCTGGAAACCGCATCTCCTGTACTTTATGATGGTCTAATTGTTGCCGCGACTTTCGATAGTGTCGTGCCTAAACGTAAAGTACAACGATTTGCTGATGAAATTTTCAACCACTATAAAGCATTGGGGTATGCTTCAACCGAAATTTTAGATAAAGGCTATGCGAATGCACCTGGTGTCACAACAGGAATTTCAGAATTTGTTGAAGCGTTGAAAAAAGGTCGCCACTTTGACCGTACAGATGCAACGGGTTGA
- a CDS encoding YkvI family membrane protein has product MKNILKIGSAFIGVIVGAGFASGQEILQYFTSFGILGIFGAILSTVLFSGIGMLLVWLGSYTKTTSHKDVIYRISGRYLGIVIDFILIFTLFGVGVVMLAGAGSNLNQQFGLPVFVGTTLMTILVLLTGFLKVKRVVAIIGSITPFLILFVIFIAIYSFLTMNGTFASLNDVAQATPTTLPNWFISSINYVSFNIAVGASMSIVMGGAEKNPKTAALGGLVGGLVLGILILLMHLAIFSKIEEVGTLDMPMLGIVSNLSPTLGIIMSLVIFCMIYNTAVGMFFSFSARFAETGTQKFKKFFTITMIVGYLASFVGFTGLVSYFYPLIGYLGIILILALLAAPFIIKRQEAK; this is encoded by the coding sequence GTGAAAAATATATTGAAAATTGGAAGCGCATTTATTGGCGTGATCGTAGGCGCCGGATTTGCTTCTGGACAAGAAATACTGCAATACTTTACGAGCTTTGGAATACTCGGGATATTCGGAGCCATTTTATCAACGGTATTATTTTCAGGCATTGGAATGCTTTTAGTATGGCTTGGCAGTTATACAAAAACGACATCACATAAAGATGTTATTTACAGAATAAGCGGGCGATATCTTGGAATTGTAATCGATTTTATTCTTATTTTTACGTTGTTTGGCGTAGGTGTCGTGATGCTAGCTGGAGCCGGTTCGAACTTAAATCAGCAGTTTGGCTTACCGGTCTTTGTAGGTACGACTCTTATGACAATACTCGTATTATTAACAGGGTTTTTGAAAGTAAAACGGGTTGTTGCCATTATAGGAAGCATTACACCATTTCTCATTCTTTTTGTAATATTTATTGCGATTTACAGTTTTCTAACGATGAATGGAACTTTTGCATCGTTAAACGACGTAGCGCAAGCAACACCGACTACTTTACCAAACTGGTTTATTTCCAGTATTAATTACGTGTCATTTAATATCGCAGTTGGAGCTTCGATGTCCATTGTGATGGGCGGAGCTGAAAAAAATCCAAAAACAGCAGCGCTAGGCGGATTAGTTGGAGGACTTGTTTTAGGTATTCTGATTCTATTAATGCATTTAGCGATTTTCTCAAAAATCGAAGAAGTTGGTACACTGGACATGCCAATGCTGGGAATTGTTAGTAATTTATCGCCAACACTAGGTATTATCATGTCATTAGTTATTTTTTGCATGATATATAATACTGCGGTAGGAATGTTCTTTTCTTTCTCAGCACGTTTTGCGGAAACAGGGACACAGAAATTTAAAAAATTCTTTACGATTACAATGATTGTGGGCTATTTGGCAAGTTTTGTGGGCTTTACTGGCCTAGTGAGTTATTTCTATCCTCTAATCGGTTATTTGGGCATTATCCTTATTCTTGCTTTATTGGCAGCACCCTTTATTATTAAGAGACAAGAAGCAAAATAA
- a CDS encoding YndJ family protein has product MLVNLRHVLSRPLTIIGLVCMALLLLFNEPTSIYYYLTLAQLIFVPVMLEQLVLLKNWQRLIIATGQFAVTILYFTQNDFLILLCVLAYLLSTLIVASYGINRFLRRGFVNTAEMMIDIGLIYIVMGGLWFLAFHLQLNTGFSPIITWLTAIHFHYSAFLLCITVGLIGRLHMTRYYKFCCAVIAAGPMLVAVGITLSRIVEIISVSLYVLAIFSISFMKWPLPRMQRLFIRLAFLTLCFTIIWSFLYAYSNLSGTNLVDIPDMLDFHGLLNCLGFGIAIVIGWSLFVPPTKHYGFAFPVSKIRGRFSPTNKPVRGLVDDMASYVNKEEFPELVSEFYESTTQFELKASVQWATWFKPFAFVYQFISRKMGQLNLPFSSKTIMMDGEIWQVDPHHDGREKPRVWQRSVNGDPVFNAIYSTHQDASNTYMNIALPLPFSSMHGILQLSVKDRALYLTSDGQGDAGTYLAIGSYIFKLPLHEYFVIKEQQGALTATHQMTLFGMKFLQIDYYIQKKADS; this is encoded by the coding sequence ATGCTGGTCAATTTACGCCATGTGCTCAGTAGACCTTTAACAATCATTGGCCTTGTTTGTATGGCTTTGCTTCTATTATTTAACGAACCAACATCCATATATTATTATTTGACGCTAGCTCAACTTATCTTTGTACCAGTCATGCTGGAACAGTTAGTTTTGCTGAAAAATTGGCAAAGACTCATTATAGCAACCGGTCAGTTTGCAGTTACAATACTGTATTTCACACAAAACGATTTCCTCATCCTGCTTTGTGTACTTGCCTACTTACTAAGTACGCTTATTGTTGCCTCCTATGGGATTAACCGGTTTTTGAGAAGAGGCTTTGTCAATACAGCGGAAATGATGATCGATATCGGTCTAATTTATATTGTGATGGGTGGACTGTGGTTTTTGGCATTCCATCTGCAGTTGAATACAGGGTTCAGTCCGATTATTACATGGCTGACCGCTATTCATTTTCATTACTCCGCCTTTCTGCTATGCATTACAGTCGGATTGATTGGGCGTCTTCATATGACCCGCTATTACAAGTTTTGCTGTGCAGTCATCGCTGCAGGACCAATGCTAGTAGCAGTCGGGATCACTTTGTCAAGGATCGTTGAAATCATTTCGGTTAGCTTATATGTACTCGCCATTTTCAGCATCAGCTTTATGAAATGGCCATTGCCGCGTATGCAGCGTCTCTTCATCCGCCTGGCATTTCTGACATTATGCTTTACAATTATTTGGTCGTTTTTATACGCTTACAGCAATCTATCAGGAACGAATCTTGTAGATATTCCGGATATGCTGGACTTCCACGGTCTTTTAAATTGTTTAGGATTTGGTATCGCGATTGTGATTGGTTGGAGTCTTTTTGTCCCACCGACAAAGCATTACGGTTTTGCATTCCCGGTCAGTAAAATTCGCGGGCGATTTTCCCCAACAAACAAACCGGTACGTGGATTGGTCGATGATATGGCGTCTTATGTTAATAAAGAGGAATTTCCTGAATTAGTTAGTGAGTTTTATGAAAGTACTACACAATTTGAATTAAAAGCGTCTGTTCAATGGGCTACATGGTTTAAACCTTTTGCTTTTGTGTATCAGTTCATCAGCAGGAAAATGGGACAGCTGAATTTACCGTTTTCTTCAAAAACGATTATGATGGACGGTGAAATTTGGCAAGTTGATCCGCATCATGATGGCCGAGAAAAACCGCGCGTTTGGCAAAGATCGGTCAATGGTGACCCGGTATTCAATGCAATATACTCCACGCATCAAGATGCATCCAATACCTATATGAATATTGCATTGCCTCTGCCCTTCTCTTCAATGCACGGTATACTGCAGCTTTCCGTAAAAGACCGCGCACTGTACTTAACAAGTGATGGGCAAGGCGATGCCGGTACGTATTTGGCGATCGGTTCTTATATATTTAAACTGCCGTTACATGAGTATTTTGTAATTAAGGAACAACAAGGAGCCCTTACCGCAACCCATCAGATGACACTGTTTGGTATGAAGTTTTTACAGATTGATTACTACATACAGAAAAAAGCTGATAGTTAA
- a CDS encoding MBL fold metallo-hydrolase — MDKQMNYGDDYKFIPASSVKSGVSEELLPDLYVHTIQIANIIFYSSPDNNGFVLIDAGMPKSAQEIIDVAEKRYGKNAKPKAIILTHGHFDHVGAIIELVEHWQVPVFAHKLELPYLTGLENYPEPDPTVDSGLVAKMSPMFPNEAIDLGESVQELPPDGTVPFMEGFKWIHTPGHTPGHVSLFRERDGALIAGDAFVTVKQESLYKVFTQEKEVNGPPKYLTPDWAAAFESVKILAALNPSVAVTGHGVPMSGEELSEGLRKLVDKFDQIALPSNKK; from the coding sequence TTGGATAAACAAATGAATTACGGTGATGACTATAAATTTATACCAGCCTCATCTGTTAAAAGTGGTGTAAGTGAAGAGCTATTGCCCGACCTATATGTTCACACGATTCAAATTGCAAATATTATTTTTTATAGCAGTCCTGATAATAACGGGTTTGTTTTAATAGACGCCGGGATGCCGAAAAGCGCACAAGAAATTATTGATGTGGCTGAAAAAAGATATGGGAAAAATGCAAAACCGAAAGCAATTATTTTAACACACGGGCATTTTGATCATGTAGGGGCTATCATTGAACTTGTTGAACATTGGCAAGTACCGGTTTTCGCTCACAAGCTGGAACTGCCGTATTTAACTGGCTTAGAAAATTATCCGGAGCCGGACCCCACTGTTGATAGCGGATTAGTCGCTAAAATGTCCCCGATGTTCCCGAATGAAGCAATTGACTTAGGGGAATCTGTCCAGGAGCTTCCTCCAGATGGAACCGTACCTTTTATGGAAGGATTTAAGTGGATTCATACACCGGGACATACACCAGGACACGTTTCGTTATTTAGGGAGCGCGACGGAGCACTTATTGCAGGGGATGCATTTGTGACGGTCAAACAGGAATCCTTGTATAAAGTATTTACCCAGGAAAAAGAAGTGAACGGACCCCCGAAGTATTTGACGCCGGACTGGGCCGCAGCTTTTGAATCAGTAAAAATTCTGGCAGCATTAAATCCTTCTGTAGCGGTTACAGGACATGGCGTGCCGATGAGCGGAGAAGAACTAAGCGAGGGGCTGCGGAAACTTGTTGATAAATTTGATCAAATAGCATTGCCAAGTAATAAGAAATAA
- a CDS encoding DUF4166 domain-containing protein, with product MIYKTLLAKDFHRLHPKLQERYRLPFGQPFHAQGTMQVIHSGPRFLRPMYQLFTKTNFLFPESGKEIPFTITNTARMNNDKEAEVYWERTFYFPLATRKFNATMTVDLERQIVKDYLGDPALFYSDLKMDVTKDGSLMIRSAEQRAVISQKEVGLPKKLTGRVVVTEGYDDVLDVYTIHVSIYNDLIGRMMMYAGQFTPCAQ from the coding sequence ATGATTTACAAAACATTGCTGGCCAAAGACTTTCACAGGCTGCATCCAAAACTGCAGGAAAGGTACCGCCTTCCATTTGGCCAACCCTTTCATGCACAAGGAACAATGCAAGTCATTCATTCCGGACCGCGTTTTTTACGACCGATGTATCAACTGTTTACGAAAACAAACTTCCTTTTTCCCGAGTCCGGGAAAGAAATTCCGTTTACAATAACGAATACCGCAAGAATGAACAATGATAAGGAAGCCGAAGTCTATTGGGAGCGCACTTTCTATTTTCCACTCGCAACACGCAAGTTCAATGCGACGATGACAGTCGATTTGGAACGGCAAATCGTAAAAGATTATTTAGGGGATCCTGCACTCTTTTACTCCGATTTAAAAATGGATGTTACAAAGGACGGTTCCTTAATGATCCGCTCCGCAGAACAGCGTGCCGTAATCAGTCAGAAAGAAGTTGGTTTGCCAAAGAAACTGACAGGCCGAGTTGTTGTAACGGAAGGGTATGATGATGTGCTCGATGTGTATACGATTCATGTCTCCATTTATAATGATCTTATCGGAAGGATGATGATGTATGCTGGTCAATTTACGCCATGTGCTCAGTAG